From Streptomyces sp. TLI_105, the proteins below share one genomic window:
- the thrC gene encoding threonine synthase: MRRKGLASMAVQTATPTTVDLGPASGLSCRECGEVFPLGPIFACELCFGPLEVAYDLPTGDPEALRKQIEAGPANIWRYAPLLPVPADVAEKPNLNPGWTKLVQADNLAREIGVAPGKLFVKDDSGNPTHSFKDRVVAQALEAARAFGFTTLSCSSTGNLAGAVGAAAARAGFRSCVFIPHDLEQGKVVMAGVYGGDLVAIEGNYDDVNRFCSELIGDPLGEGWGFVNVNLRPYYGEGSKTLAYEICEQLGWVIPDQLVIPIASGSQLTKIDKGLQELIKLGLVEDKPYKIFGAQAEGCSPVSAAFKAGHDVVRPQKPNTIAKSLAIGNPADGPYVLDIARRTGGAVEDVNDEQVVDSIKLLAQTEGIFAETAGGVTVGVARKLVEAGLIDPNLTTVVLNTGDGLKTLDAVADTSQATVTIRPSLDAFRDAGLAV; the protein is encoded by the coding sequence GCCTCGCCTCCATGGCTGTACAGACCGCTACCCCCACCACCGTCGACCTCGGTCCCGCGTCCGGACTCTCCTGTCGCGAATGCGGTGAGGTCTTCCCGCTCGGACCGATCTTCGCCTGCGAACTCTGTTTCGGACCGCTCGAAGTCGCCTACGACCTTCCCACCGGTGACCCCGAGGCGCTGCGCAAGCAGATCGAGGCCGGCCCCGCCAACATCTGGCGCTACGCCCCGCTGCTGCCCGTCCCGGCCGACGTCGCCGAGAAGCCGAACCTGAACCCCGGCTGGACCAAGCTCGTCCAGGCCGACAACCTCGCCCGCGAGATCGGCGTCGCCCCCGGCAAGCTCTTCGTCAAGGACGACTCCGGCAACCCGACCCACTCCTTCAAGGACCGGGTCGTCGCCCAGGCCCTCGAAGCCGCCCGCGCCTTCGGCTTCACCACCCTCTCCTGCTCCTCCACCGGCAACCTGGCCGGCGCCGTCGGCGCCGCCGCCGCCCGCGCCGGCTTCCGCTCCTGCGTGTTCATCCCGCACGACCTGGAGCAGGGCAAGGTCGTCATGGCCGGTGTCTACGGCGGTGACCTCGTCGCCATCGAGGGCAACTACGACGACGTCAACCGCTTCTGCTCGGAGCTCATCGGCGACCCGCTCGGCGAGGGCTGGGGCTTCGTGAACGTCAACCTCCGCCCGTACTACGGCGAGGGCTCCAAGACGCTCGCGTACGAGATCTGCGAGCAGCTCGGCTGGGTCATCCCCGACCAGCTCGTCATCCCGATCGCCTCCGGCTCCCAGCTCACGAAGATCGACAAGGGTCTGCAGGAGCTCATCAAGCTGGGCCTCGTCGAGGACAAGCCGTACAAGATCTTCGGCGCCCAGGCCGAGGGCTGCTCCCCGGTCTCCGCGGCCTTCAAGGCCGGTCACGACGTCGTCCGGCCGCAGAAGCCGAACACCATCGCCAAGTCGCTCGCCATCGGCAACCCGGCCGACGGCCCCTACGTCCTCGACATCGCCCGCCGGACCGGCGGCGCCGTGGAGGACGTGAACGACGAGCAGGTCGTGGACTCGATCAAGCTCCTCGCGCAGACCGAGGGCATCTTCGCGGAGACCGCGGGCGGCGTCACCGTCGGCGTCGCCAGGAAGCTCGTCGAGGCGGGTCTGATCGACCCCAACCTCACCACCGTCGTCCTCAACACCGGCGACGGCCTCAAGACCCTGGACGCGGTGGCCGACACCTCTCAGG